The DNA sequence ATACCAAACGGAAGAAATTCCATATTTTTCGGATATTCTCCTGACGACTGCCATCTGTCCCAGCTGTGGCTTTCGCTCGGTTGATGTGATGGTCCTCGGGGAGGGTGAACCAGTCCGGTACGAATTCTCCGTTTCAGAGCCAAAGGATCTGGAGGCGCGGGTGGTTCGCAGCACCACCGGGCTCCTCCAGATTCCCGAACTGGGAATCCTGGTCGAACCGGGGCCTGCATGCGAAGGATTCATCACCAATGTCGAAGGCGTCCTCCAGCGCCTCGAAGAGGTGATGGACAGGATCCTCACCTGGGCCGAGGGGCAGGAACACGACACTGCAGTTGCGCTGAAAGAGAAGATACGGGAGGCGAGGGACGGCGGGGTCCCCTTCACGCTGATTGTACAGGATGAGGACGGCAACAGTGCCATCATCCATCCGGCTGCAGTGAAATGCGAACCCGTCAAGATGACCGAAGACGAGTGCTAAAACCCACCACCATCCCCTGTTTTTTTCACCCGCGATAATGAATAGATATGAGTGTTCCGCCCCCCGGCGGTATGTGATTGAGGCACACCCCATACCCGAGCATGCGGACCTCGTCCAGGCCATTCAGCGCATCGCCATGATCTTCTCCCTCGCACCGGCCCAGTACCACCGGGTCCCCCATGTCACCCTCTATGGCACGTTCGATCTCCGCGAGGGTGCCGATGAGCAGCAGGTGACGGCCGCCATCGCCGGGGCCCTCGCCACTGAACGCCCGCCCAGATATACCTTCGACGGCTGGGAACGGCGGCAGACCGGAGGGACGTGGGCCATTGCCTTCCGGATTAAACCCTCCCGGAGGCTTGTTGCAATCAGAAAGCGGCTTTTGCGGGCACTCGAGCCGTTCACCGTCCCGGAATACGGGCGTGACGTCCCCGGCAGACCCGGACGCGGCGAGGAGGTCTGGTTTCACTGTACCCTTGCCCGCAACCTCTCCGGCGAGGAGTGCAACCGGATCTGGCGATACCTGCGCAATGCGGAGAAACAAAATGCCCTTCACCGGCGCCTGTGGCGCTTCATCCTCTACCGCGTCCTGAGCCGCCCGCGGACGACCAGTCTCCCTGTCCAGCCCCTCAGGACAACAAGCGCCGTTCTCCGGGTCACCCTGATGAGGGGCTTTCGGATCGTCCGGGCCTACGACCTGGTTCATCACCGCACCCTCTCCCGTGATGAAGCCCTGAATCGTCCGCTCTGGAGAAGAACCCTCGAGGAATACCAGGGCCGCTGACGAACGGAGGTTCCCGGCGGGACCGGGTTCCCGTCCCGATATTTCTCCCCCCTCCACTAAAAATTCTGAATTTCCAATGGTTTGAGAAAAGAACCGCTATTATACTTTTAGAATGGATACCGACAGCCAATCATCGACATGGCAGTGATATACTACCAAAGAACGCCGTAAGGATTCCATTTTGTTGTTTTGCGCCTGTATCCATCAGTTCAGGCGCCCGGTAGCGCCGACCCCTCCGGTAGATATATATCCTCCTATGCGGATTCCCGGTCAATCACCAACAGGAGGTGGTAGCAAACAAATGGGTTACCGATGGAACAACAGGATAGATGTGGATGAGGCTGTCGTCGTATTGATGAACTCTCTGGAAAAGGACGGCAGTATTCCCGGATGGCTTTCAAAAACGATAAACCAGTCAATTAAGGACTCAGACGCCGATTATGGGAAATATTTCTTTGAAGAAGTCCGGCAGCACGCACCCGCTGCACTCAAGTATTTCGAAGAATAATCCCCGATGGGAAGACCAAATAATAATTCCACACCCGCAATAACACATACTGGGGACCACGCCTCATATCGGTGGACAGACACACCAATCACCTTGATGAGACCATTGCCTCCGGAGTCGCCACCCAGGCTCCGGAAATGGTTCCCCCTTTTTGGAATGATTTGCCGAAAGAGACCCTGTCGTCTTCGGAGACGGGCCGGTAGACGAAACACGCGTCAGGAGATACGGAAGGCCTCCACCTGATGTCGTTGTCTGATTATCGGGATGAAGAGATCAGGAGATCTCTTCGCCGCGGAGGCGCACCCCGGGCTTCTCCGTGATTTGTCCGACGACCCGTGCCTCCGGAACAAGGTCAAGGACAGCCGCAACACTCGCTTCGGGAACGATGAAACAGTAACCCATTCCCATATTGAAGGTCCGGTACATCTCGTTCTCTGACACGTTTCCGACGGTCGCCATCCACTCGAAGATGGGCAGGGGTGGCAGCGGGTCGGTGATCTCGTATCCCCATGGACCGAGACGGCGCAGGTTCAGGAGGCCGCCGCCGGTGATGTGGCACATACCGTGCACCTCACAGGCGGCCGTGACCTTCAGGACCTCGGCGTAGATGCGGGTCGGGGTGAGAAGCTCCTCGCCGAGGGTCCGGCCCCACGGCATCTCCTGATCGAAGTCACCATACGTCTCGACGAGTTTGCGGGCGAGGGTGTAGCCGTTCGAATGAATACCCGTCGAGGGGACGCCGATGATCACGTCTCCCGGTGCGATCGCGGCACCGGTGATGATCCGCTCCCTCTTCTGCACCCCGAGGCAGGTGCCGGCGACGTCGAGGCCGGTCACCATGCCCTTCAGGGTCGCCGTCTCGCCACCGATGATCGTCATGTTCGCGAGCCGTGCCCCCTCATTGAGCCCGGCACCGACCTGCTTCATCTTCTCCACGTCGAGTGCGTCGGTCGCCACGTAGTCGACGAAGGCGACCGGCTCCATGTTCATTACGTAGAGGTCGTTTACGTTCATCGCGATGCAGTCGATCCCGATGGTGGACCAGTCCTCCATCCGGTCGGCGACGAGCATCTTCGTCCCCACGCCGTCGACCGCAAGGGCGAGAACCATATCCCCGAACTCGATGAGCCCTGCAAAATGCCCGGACTCGGATGCCGGGGCAAAGTCCCCTTCGCGCCGGTAGGTGAGACGGGAGACGAGCGCCCGGACCGCCTCCGCCTCGAGGTCGATATCAACGCCCGCATCGCGGTAGGTGTGGCCCGCGGGAGCCGTCATTCGTCCTCCTCCGAGAGGCCGAACTCATCGTGCAGCACGCGAACGGCACGCGGGCCGTCGTTCTGCTTGACGACGAAGGAGATGTTCACCTCGCTCGACCCCTGCGAGATCATCATGAGGTTGATGCAGGCATTTCCAAGGGCGGTGAAGATCCGGCCCGAGATGCCGGGGGTCCCCGCCATCCCGACCCCGACGACGGCAACCGCGACCACATCACGGTCGTGGGTGACGTCCTGGATGTATCCCTTCTCCATCACATCGTTCAGGGCGACGAGGGCGACCTTCAGGTGCTCGTCATCGACGATGAGGGAGATGTTCGCCTCGCTCGACCCCTGCGAGATCATCATGATATTGACGTCGTACTCGGCAAGGGCGGTAAAGATCGCCCGTGCCACGCCGGGGCGGCCGATCATCTGCGCACCGGTGATGTTGATCAAGGAGACCTTCTCGATGTAGGTGATCGCCTTGACGACCCGGCGGTCGTGATACTCGGTATCGACGACGCAGCTGCCGGGACCTGCCGGGGAGAAGGTGTTCTTCACCCTGATGGGGATGCCCTTGACCATGGCGGGTTCGATTGAGCGCGGGTGCAGGACCTTTGCCCCGAAGTAGGAGAGCTCCATCGCCTCGAGGTAGGAGACGTCGGGGAGGACGCGGGCATCATCGATGATCCGCGGGTCCGAGGTCATCACGCCGTCGACGTCGGTCCAGATCCAGATCTCGTCCGCCTCGACGGCGGCCCCGACGATCGCCGCCGAGTAGTCGGATCCGCTCCGGCCGAGGGTTGTCACGATGCCGTCGGCGGTGCACCCCATGTATCCCATGACGACCGGAACATATTCCGAGAGAAGCGGAACGATGCGGCTTTTTATCTTGTTCTCGCTCTCCGGGAGGACCTGTGCGCAGCCGTGCTGGCCGTTGGTGAGAATCCCCGCCTCACAGCCGTTCATCGGCCGGGAGGCGATGCCCGCTTCACGCAGCGCAGCGGAGACGATGACCGCCGAGAGGCGCTCTCCGAAGGAGATGATATAATCGCGTGAGCGGGCGGTGAGCTCACGCAGGTTGTAGACGGAGGTGAGAATGGTCCGCAGGTTGTCGAGACGGCTGTCGATCTCCGGCATCACGCTCCCGAATTCCCCGGGCGCAACTCCCCGCAGTACCTTTTCATGGCGGGACCGCATCGAGGCGATAAAGGTCTCGATCGGCGGTTCGTCCCGCGCTGTTTCCACCTCTGCTGCAATGGCGTGGAGCTGATCAGTGACGCCGGACATCGCTGACACTACCACCACCAGTTCGTTGCCGGTTGACCGGTAATGCGAAAGAATCTTCACAACACGGCCGATGCAGTCCTCATCGGCGACAGAAGTGCCGCCGAATTTCATCAAAAGCCTCATTCTGGCTCACACACCCAGCTATTTCTTTATGTAAGTCTACCGCATAATGGATAATATCATGCCTGGAGATGATGTGGTGGACTGCCATGTGCTGGTCATAGGCTCGGGCGGCGCAGGATGCCGTGCGGCACTGGAGGCACAACAGTACGGAGAAACCGTGCTTCTCTCCCGGACGCTGACCGGCAAGGGAGGATGTACAATAATGGCCGAGGGCGGGTACAACGCCGTCCTCAACGAAAACGATTCATGCCTGCTCCATTTTGAGGATACGCTCCGGGGCGGGGCATACCTCAACGACCCAGAGCTTGCCGACGTGCTGGTGACCGAATCGCCGGACCGCTTCTTCGACCTTGCCCGGTGGGGGTCCGTCTTCGACGTCGCCGAGGACTTCGTCGCCGCCCAGCGGCCCTTCGGCGGCCAGCGGTTCAACCGGACCTGTTATGCAAGCGACCGTTCCGGGCACGAGATCATGGCAACGCTCGTCGAACAGGTGCGAAACTCCGACATCATCCAGATCCAGGAAGAAGCCGCAATAGAACTCCTGATGGAGGACGGAAGAGCCGCAGGGGCGTTCACCCTTGATACCACCGGTACCCCGAACGTCATCCGGGCCGATGCGGTGGTGCTTGCCACCGGCGGCGGAACGCAGGTCTACGACATCTCCACGAACTGTGCCGCCGGAACGGGAGACGGCTTTGCCATCGGATGGCGGGCCGGCGCCGAGCTCATCGACATGGAGATGGTCCAGTTCCACCCGACGGGTGCGGTCTATCCCCCCGATGCACGGGGGCGACTGATCACCGAGGCAGTA is a window from the Methanovulcanius yangii genome containing:
- the purM gene encoding phosphoribosylformylglycinamidine cyclo-ligase; amino-acid sequence: MTAPAGHTYRDAGVDIDLEAEAVRALVSRLTYRREGDFAPASESGHFAGLIEFGDMVLALAVDGVGTKMLVADRMEDWSTIGIDCIAMNVNDLYVMNMEPVAFVDYVATDALDVEKMKQVGAGLNEGARLANMTIIGGETATLKGMVTGLDVAGTCLGVQKRERIITGAAIAPGDVIIGVPSTGIHSNGYTLARKLVETYGDFDQEMPWGRTLGEELLTPTRIYAEVLKVTAACEVHGMCHITGGGLLNLRRLGPWGYEITDPLPPLPIFEWMATVGNVSENEMYRTFNMGMGYCFIVPEASVAAVLDLVPEARVVGQITEKPGVRLRGEEIS
- a CDS encoding 2'-5' RNA ligase family protein; the encoded protein is MIEAHPIPEHADLVQAIQRIAMIFSLAPAQYHRVPHVTLYGTFDLREGADEQQVTAAIAGALATERPPRYTFDGWERRQTGGTWAIAFRIKPSRRLVAIRKRLLRALEPFTVPEYGRDVPGRPGRGEEVWFHCTLARNLSGEECNRIWRYLRNAEKQNALHRRLWRFILYRVLSRPRTTSLPVQPLRTTSAVLRVTLMRGFRIVRAYDLVHHRTLSRDEALNRPLWRRTLEEYQGR
- a CDS encoding aspartate kinase: MRLLMKFGGTSVADEDCIGRVVKILSHYRSTGNELVVVVSAMSGVTDQLHAIAAEVETARDEPPIETFIASMRSRHEKVLRGVAPGEFGSVMPEIDSRLDNLRTILTSVYNLRELTARSRDYIISFGERLSAVIVSAALREAGIASRPMNGCEAGILTNGQHGCAQVLPESENKIKSRIVPLLSEYVPVVMGYMGCTADGIVTTLGRSGSDYSAAIVGAAVEADEIWIWTDVDGVMTSDPRIIDDARVLPDVSYLEAMELSYFGAKVLHPRSIEPAMVKGIPIRVKNTFSPAGPGSCVVDTEYHDRRVVKAITYIEKVSLINITGAQMIGRPGVARAIFTALAEYDVNIMMISQGSSEANISLIVDDEHLKVALVALNDVMEKGYIQDVTHDRDVVAVAVVGVGMAGTPGISGRIFTALGNACINLMMISQGSSEVNISFVVKQNDGPRAVRVLHDEFGLSEEDE
- a CDS encoding ZPR1 zinc finger domain-containing protein, whose amino-acid sequence is MRRVIVAPCPFCSTEIEYLYQTEEIPYFSDILLTTAICPSCGFRSVDVMVLGEGEPVRYEFSVSEPKDLEARVVRSTTGLLQIPELGILVEPGPACEGFITNVEGVLQRLEEVMDRILTWAEGQEHDTAVALKEKIREARDGGVPFTLIVQDEDGNSAIIHPAAVKCEPVKMTEDEC